A window of Castanea sativa cultivar Marrone di Chiusa Pesio chromosome 8, ASM4071231v1 genomic DNA:
AACCAACTTGTGGGTGGGTCACAGTCAAACTAGTCAAACCACCTAGTCCAATTTGGcttttaaaataacattaaatctTGCACCAAGCTTCCCAATGCCAAACGCTCATAAGAGTCTCTGAGTTTCagttctttttctcattttctctttaCAATCTAAAAGCACAAGAAAAACTAGAATTAAGAGAAGGAAAACTACGTCGCTTACCACATTCCCACATGAAGAGTGCATGGAGAGCAGAGCTCGTTCAAGTACATATAAATCAACAGCTTTATCTTCCGGAAGAGTTGAAGTAAAGCTCAAACCAAAGTCAATAAGGACCTACAAAGAGATATTAATGGACTGTAAATGCAGGTTTAGAGCAACTTTAATCATAGAAAGTAAGATAAAGACGACGGAAAATGTCCAATACCAcccaccaaaagaaaaaagaagaaaagggaaCTCACCAGCTGGTTGGTACCACTCTTAAGTAACATGTTTGATGTGGTCAAGTCACCATGGATGAGACCACCATCATGCAATTTTCCAATTGCATCACCAATTTGTAAAGCAATATCATCCAATCGCTCTTCAATGATACCATGTGACCCAAATTCAAGGAGTATGTCTTTGACAGAAGGACCCTCCACATACTCAAATGTTAGAGTGTGCAGCACAGGGTCCACAGAATACAATGCTGGAGTAGAAACTCCAAGTCGTCTTGCTTTTGTCATGCACCTGGCTTCCtgtttcaacaataaatttacAGAAGACATAGACAATAAGCAACACATTGATTCATTGATTTATGGAATAAAGAGTGGAAGGTAGTCTCAAAGCCAAAAAAACTTACCGCATTTAAGCGCttaagagttattttagaatCCAAAGTAGGATGCCTATACTTCTTTGAGAAACGTTCCTTAATAACAGACCGCCTTCCCACAAAATTTGACTCAAAAACTCTCTGAAAAGGAATGTCAAGATCAGCATAAAAACTACAAACTGCACATGGTCAAAGTTTCACTTCTAGTGGCTCATGCAAAACTCAAAAACCAGGCAAGTTAATTATTACTAGTGAGTGAGCTTTATTCTATCGAACATGGCAGAAATGCAAGGAACTTTGAGGGAGGGGAGTGAACCCatatttttccacacaaaatagggaaaaaaaattaagacatgTGTCTTCTTCTGTACTGGTTGTAAGTATGTAAAACCGACCAAAAGGCCTTGAGAAGTTTAAATTGTAACTGCACTCACAGCTTCAGCTCCTTGCTTCAGCAGAATGAGAGAGCTTTCTTTTACATCTGTCTTAATCTCCATAGTAAAAAACACCACAGCACCAAAATTCTGCACCGACAAGTCAACAACTATCAGTTAGAAGAGGGGCAAAACACCATAAAATAAATCAGTTTCTTCTTTTGGTCTTTTTTAACATGATAAATAGAACATAAAAAATCACAGGAACCACTCAGAACACAATGATACAATAAAATCCACTTGTGCCTCAATTGAGCGACCAAAGTAGTTCTAGTCATGTACAAAAGACATGGTATGGAAACTGACAACAAAGTTATTTAGGTAATTTACAGAAGACATGGTATggaaattgacaaaaatacGTA
This region includes:
- the LOC142607908 gene encoding uncharacterized protein LOC142607908, which gives rise to MEIKTDVKESSLILLKQGAEARVFESNFVGRRSVIKERFSKKYRHPTLDSKITLKRLNAEARCMTKARRLGVSTPALYSVDPVLHTLTFEYVEGPSVKDILLEFGSHGIIEERLDDIALQIGDAIGKLHDGGLIHGDLTTSNMLLKSGTNQLVLIDFGLSFTSTLPEDKAVDLYVLERALLSMHSSCGNVMDRILAAYRKSSKQWSSTLNKLAQVRQRGRKRTMVG